TGAGATTGAATGGTGGAACTCGTGGCAAGGTCATGGCATCACCTGGAGTTTGAGTGAGCCATggaagccccagcctgggccagggtctTCTCCATTCCACAAGGGTGGCCCTCCATCCTGAGTCGGGtctggtcctggttgttccatGCTCAGACGCTGCCCCCCAGTCAAAATCTCTGAGCTGGAACCCGTGTTTGCACTCTGCCCTGCTGTAAGGACAGAGCTGCCTTCCCACGTCTCAGACACCCGCAAGCCTTCAAACACGAGTGTCAGCTTCAGCAGGCTCCTGAGCACCACATGGTTTCTCTCCCAGCCCCATGCTGCAAAGTCTGGCCTGCTTGCCACAGAGCCCCGCTGCTCTCCAGACCCTGACCCCGCCAACGCCAGTGTGTCAGAGCCATCAGAAACCTGTAGCCTGATATCAGGGGTCTTTCCACAATTCTTTCCACccatcttttttttcaaaaaaaaaaaaagatttatgtatttatttgaagcagagttacagagaggcagagatagagacagagaggtcttccatctgctggttcactccaaatgcccgcaacagctggagctgctccaatctgaccaggagccaggagcttcttctgggtcttccacatgggtgcaggggcccaaggacttgggccatcttctattgccttcccaggccatagcatagagctggaggggaagtagagcagccggaacttgaaccagtgtccaaatgggatcctggcactgcagtaGTCTtatgtttccttctctgtctcctactGAACTGGTCACATTCTGTTTTTACTGaaacttctattttttatttgctttacacTTTTTATTGAAAACAGTTGCAGATAAAGTAATTCATATTTTCCAGATcctatttccctttctctctcctcagaGATATTCAGtcacattttcaaatttattgccTTAAAATGTACCTTTAAATATCTCagagcattattttatttttttaaagattgatttcattaatgtatgtgaaaagcagagtaacagagagagacagagattgttcatctgctggttcaccctgtaCAATGCGTGcaacacagggctgggccaggccgaagccaggagccaggagctccatgtggatctcccacgtgggtgcagggccccaagcattctggccatcttctgctttcccaggctgtgagcaggagccaggagcctgttctgcatctgccacatgggtgcaggggcccaagcccttgggctgtcttctgctgcctcccaagtgcattagcagggcgctggatgggaagcagagaagctaggaCTGGAATCggtgctctgatatgaaatgctggtgtcgcatggcagcagcttaacccactgcaccacaatgctggccctagagcattattttagactttgttttgttttttgaaagttcCTTTTACCAACTTAAATGTAGGACTTTAAAATCAATTACTGGCAGGTtaagtgtttggcttagcagtcaCTATACCAGCTGGGAGGCCCAAGTCCCACtttgcagggcctgggttcaagtcctgcctccactcttgatgccagcttcctgctgaggcacaccCTGGGAACAGCAGTGGTAGCAGATGTggtcaagtccctgctgcccatgtggaagagccagaCGGAgacccaggcacctggctttgtccctggcccagcaccagctgatgtgggcatctggggagtgagtcagcaaatggGACAACTGTCTgtgtctcaaatacataaataaatggattaaatcTGTTACTGGTGATTAAACTATTCCATCCACTTATTAATGAAAAACATACTGTcaagtttattcattcattcattttattataatCTGCCTTTCTCCCCTTATTATGTGGagggagagtttttttttcttactcagtGATTTTCCTGATTATATATAAACAGTGCCTTCCATAGTTGCTTGGCAAGTATTTGTTGGATGAGTAATATGCTTTCAGTTAGTTCAATCCCCAACCCTTGTCCCAAAACAAGTCATAGAAGCCAGATTcctcagggcaggcactgtggtgtagtaggttaagcatctgcctgaggcacaggcatcccatagaggcactggtttgagtgctggctattctacttttgatcctgctctctgctgatggcttgggaaagccatggaagatggcccgagtgcttgggcacccatgtgggagacccagaagaagctcctggctcctggcttagggtcagctcagctctggctttgtggccatttggggagtaaaccagtggatggaagacctctctctctctgtctctccctctgtctggcctctcaagtaaataaataaatctgagagagaggcagagagagagagagaaagagagaaaggagagagagaaagattcctcTTCCAACCTAGGAAAATGCCTCTCTATCCTCTCCCGGAGAACCTCAAGTGACAAGTGCCATGCCATGTACTGGAGCTGGGTATGGACTCCCAGAGGCTGAGAGGGGctgagcagcagggccaggctgggccccctCCGTTTGTTACCCTTTGAGCCCAGTCTTGCTTTCCAGTTGCTTCTCTACAAGGCTGTGCATTCTTCACTGAGTCTAAGCCTTAAAACACACGGCCCAGTAGGCtaatcctgcatcccatatgggtgccggttctaatcccagctgctcctcttctgatccagctccctgctatggcctggtaaagcagtggaagatggctcaagtccttgggcccctgcacccacgtgggagacccaaaagaaactcctggttccttgcttcagatcggtgtagcttggccattgcagtcatttggggagtgaaccatcggatagaagacctttctctctgtctctccctctcactgtctgcactctacctttcaaataaataaaaaaaatctaaacaaaacaaaaaaacacggCTCTCCCTGGGTCTTTGAGCCATCCTTTCTGACCAAAAGTATAAATCATATAAATTTCTTATTAAACAAATTTatcatgtttttgttttgctaaCCTGTCTTCTGTTGCGCAGATACCGGCCACGACCCTTGTGACGGGTGGGAGAAGTGCCCCATTTTTCACCCCATGGTCTCTTAGGAggcagactttctttttttttttttaagatttttttaagttgttttttctttttatttgacaggtagagttacagacagtgagagagagagagagaaaggtcttactttcattggttcactccccaaatggccgctatggctggagctatgccaattggaagccaggagccaggtgcttcttcctggtctcccatgtgggtgcaggagcccaagcacctgggccatcctccattgcctttctgggctacagcagagagctggactggaagaagagcaaccgggacttgtactgggtgcccatatgggatgccggtgccacagatggaggattagcctagtgcaccaTCGCGCCGGCCCCAGGAGGTAGACTTTCAACAGAGGCACATCTTTGCCAGGGGACTCAGTTTCAGTTAAAACATGTTCTCCTATGTCCTTCCAACACACAGCCTTCCCCACCCCATTCACTTCCAAAACCAGGAAAGGTACCCAATGATGGGAACAGGGAGGTCTGAGGGCAGAcgttcccagcccctgccttcctcctggggGAAGAACACAGCCCCAGCCCGCTCCTCTGCCTGGCTCTGTTGGCCAGCCCCTGACTGCAGCGTCTAACCCCAGTCCtgggaagtgggtgaggggaaaTGAATCTTCCTGGGTGCATGGCTGAGAAGGCAAGGACTGCTTCTGGCTCCTTAAGGATGGGGTCTTTTGgagggaaattaaaaacaaaaacgcTCTAATTATTGTACCCCAAGgttatttttctctgaaactctAATTCTGTGGGACAGCACCTTGAACATGGATCATCACGGGACTTCTATAGCTTTACTCAAACCCTTTCAGTCCTGGTGAATCAGACATGGCATCTTGTAAGTTAGCAGCTTCCCCTGCCATCTGCATCTATTACCGTACCTCACCCAAGAAAATATCACGTGGGAATAATGGCACTCTCATTTCCATTATGAGTTCATGCATTTTCCTGTCCTAGTTCTTACACCCCAGATTTACAAggtgataaaaaaaatcttacaaagaaCGAGAACTTGGAGTTTTAGTAATGCACACTTCACACTGAGTATGTGTCCCTAATGTTATAAACAAAACTCAAAAGAAAACCCACGTCAATGTATGACTATTTTGCTTGGACAAGATAGTTTGCTTATATCAAAAACTCCTGTTCCCCTCCTGCATGAGAAAGGAGAGCTCCTGCACACAGTGTTTCCCTTGATAGGTCTGATTTTGTCTTTCAGGTATTTCCCCTTTGTTTTCTCCCCCCTGGAACAAAGAAGCATCCCTGTCACTCTGTGGTGCACTTGGAGCCATGATCAGAACACCTGCCATGCTGCAGGAATGGAGAGCCCTGCagtctgggggccagcacacagcacaccTCCCCATCACACCGTGGGGAGTTTACCTCCTTTCCACTTTCTCAGCAGACTCTCCCTCACCTCCTTGTTCCGGAGCGTGTAGATGAAGGGGTTGAGAACGGGGGTCACCACGGTGTTCAGGATGTGGATGGCCTTGCTCAGGTCCAGGGCGTCCTTGATGGAGGTTCGCACATGCAGGAAGATGGTGGACCCGTACCACAGGAGGACCACAGTGAGGTGGGAGGAACACGTGGAGAAGGCCTTGCTCCGGCCACTGGCCGAGGGGATCCTGAGGATGGTGCCGATGATGTAGACGTAGGAGACCAGGGTGATGAGGCATGAACTCAGGATGACCACACAGGCGATCACGAAGGCCACGATCTCCACGGCTTGTGTGCTGGTGCAGGCCAGGGCGATCCAGGGCGCGATGTCGCAGAAGAAGTGGTTGATGGCACGGGGACCGCAAAAGGACAGGCTGCTGACGAGGGCAGTGGGTGCCACGATGGCCAGGAAGCCACAggcccagcagcccagggccagcctcaAGGAGAGCAGGCTGCTCATGATGGCCCCATAGTGCAGCGGGTAGCAGATGGCCAGGTAGCGGTCGTACGCCATGACAGCCAGGAGGAAGTACTCTGTGCAGCCTAAGGAGAAGACCAGGTACatctgcaggaggcagctggggaaccctatgtcctggctcctccccaacAGCACGGCCAGGGCTTTGGGGACCACAGCGGTGGTATAGCAGATCTCCAGGAAAGAGAGGTTGCTCAGAAAGAAGTACATGGGAGTGTGTAGCTGGGGGGCGGTACCCACGAGCACCAGGATGGCCACATTCCCACCCACTGTGAGGACATACATCACGAGGAACAATGAGAAGAGGGACAGCTGGAGGGCCTGGGGCCCCGGGAAGCCCAGCAAGACAAAGTCCTGGGCTAGTGTCTTGTTGTCTGCGTCCATGATGCGTCCCTGTCTCTCAGTCCTAGAAAGATGTTGACTCGTGAACAAGTGCCAGCCAGCAGCTGGATGCACACAGAGTCTCCATGGGATTTGCCAAGTGCCTGCACTGTGTTCAGAGGCAGAAGGCGTGGACACCACCTGTTTGATGACACATGGAATCAGGTGCTGTCATAGCGGATTAGCAGTTTAGGGAAGTAATGTGCAAAGAATTTTACACTTCAGGTCCAATATTGAAGTCCAGCCTGTGCCCTCATCATCCTACGTCAAACACAACCCAATGCTGCCATAAAAGTACAACCAAACCCACAAAGGTGGTCATTCCACGTTGACTCCGTTCTTCATATTTTAACCGGATATCGCACGACCTTTGAATATAAGCACACAATTTTGTCTTCATTCAGAACTCTGGTTTCACTCGTGTGTGAGAGTCATGACTTCCAAATTGATTTTCTAATTTATAATCTTTGTCTTCAAAAAAAACGTGGAAAAGTGaactaaaagaatttaaaaagtaatcagtTTCAGAATGATGCTTTGGCTCCTCAGATCCTGCCCCTTTTGTGTTTAAGTTCACGGCTGTGGTCACTCCTCTCACATAAACGGTCTGTGTCCCCACATGGGACGGGACCCTCCTGCACCAGCTTGCTGCACCAGGGACCTCCTGGTGCTCACTTGGAACTGGCGTGCTGAGTGCAGCTGGGCAGAGCATCGCTTTGAAACCAGGCCCCATGGTTTGTTTCTGAACACCACCTTTGGGGGCGACATACTCTGCACattcagagagcagtggaaagctcTTCTGCTGTTGTTACCGCAGGGGACTGGAGCCTGCATTTGGAGGCAGATGCTGGAACCAGAGGCTGGTGCCTTCCCACCAGACCGTCTGTCAGGTGTAAAGGCATGCCCACTGTCCACACCCTAGGATCAGGCCTAGAACACACCCACTGTCCACACCCTAGGATCAGTCCTAGGACACACCCACTGTCCACACCTAGGATCAGGCCTAGGACACGCCTACTGTCCACACCCTAGGATCAGGCCTAGGACACACCCACGGTCCACACCCTAGGATCAGGCCTAGGACATGCCCACTGTCCACACCCTATGATCAGGCCTAGGACACACCCACTGTCCACATCCCAGGATCAGTCCTAGGACACACCCACTGTCCACACCCTAGGATCAGCCTAGGACACACCCACTGTCCACACCCTACGATCAGACTTAGGACACGCCCAGTGACCGCACCCTATGATCAGGCCTAGGACACGCCCACTGTCCACCTCCTCGGATGAGGCCTAGGACACGCCCACTTTCCACACCCTAGAATCAGGCCAAGGCACGCCCACTGTCCACACCCTAGGATCAGGCCTAGGACACACCCACTGTCCACACCCTAGGATCAGCCTAGGACACACCCACTGTCCACACCCTAGGATCAGCCTAGGACACACCATCTGTCCACACCCTAGGATCAGCCTAGGACACACCCACTGTCCACACCCTAGGATCAGACTTAGGACACGCCCAGTGACCACACCCTATGATCAGGCCTAGGACACACCCTCTGTCCACACCCTAGGATCAGCCTAGGACACACCCACTGTCCACACCCTAGGATCAGCCTAGGACACACCCACTGTCCACACCCTAGGATCAGCCTAGGACACACCCACTGTCCACACCCTAGGATCAGGCCTAGGACACACCCACTGTCCTCACCCTATGATCAGTCCTAGAACACGTCCACTGTCCACACCCTAGGATCAGTCCTAGGACTTGCCCACTGTCCACACCCTAGGATCAGTCCTAGGACACGCCCACTCTCcatcctcctgctccctctccccagcaccaAAGGTCATGGTTGGTCAGGCACATACCCTGTGTCAACAGCACCTGACTACAGGGTGGTCCACACAGCACGGGTCTGAGGGGTCTGACCCTCGCATCTTGAACCTGCTGTGGTCAGAGACCTTTCCCCCAATAGGTTCCTATGCTGCCTATCAGCAGCTTCAAAAGTGATAGTTTAATTTATCTTCAAAAAGAAATCTATGTTCAAAGTAATTTTGAAACTCCACTACTAGAAATGATTCTATCTTAACCTTCATAAGCTATGTGAAACAAAACCATTATATTCATCTTTCCATTTTCAAAACTTAAAATCCAATTTGATtactaaaattagagaataaatagaATGTTTATTAATAATGAAATGATATTTTCAGACTTTATTTTCAGTTAAGCTGCTTAGTTTGTCAGACACCCTGGGGTGCGATTTATTTGAAGTGTATGGTGCTTGTGATGGGACCTGTGTGGCTCAGTCATTTCTGTATCAATTCTAAGActtagtaaaagttaaaaaaagaagatttctttagataaataaagtttctatttttaaaattaattaccaGATTCATCTACTTTATAAGAGATAGACTGATCATTCAACAGTTTACCTATCAAGTACAATAAGGCATGTTAATTTCTTATATGTGAACACATACATGTTTTTCATGGAAATAGGCAGCGTCTATAACACAGCTGCATGCAGACTGCTTCTGACTCACAGGAGAGTCAGGGCATTGATCCAGGGCTGTGGGGATCTACTGAGGAGCGCGGATCTGTGCTCACAGAACTGCTCACTGATCTCACCTTGGATGGAACCTGTCAGCAAAAGACTCACCCGGTTGCGGTCCTTTCTGCCACAAACCCCACGGACTCCACAAGCTGCGTCTTTCGAGCTCAGCCTTGGTTACCTCCTTTTTTCATTCCATGGCTTTCTGCATTTGAACATATTGTGCACTGACTGCTGTCACGCCCGCCTTCCTCATTCCTCTCTAGACGGCGTTCACTCTCTGGTCATCTCAGCCCTCCATGACCTCTGCCACTCTTCTGCCTCCTTCGTCCTTCT
Above is a genomic segment from Oryctolagus cuniculus chromosome 6, mOryCun1.1, whole genome shotgun sequence containing:
- the LOC100339447 gene encoding olfactory receptor 6F1-like; translated protein: MDADNKTLAQDFVLLGFPGPQALQLSLFSLFLVMYVLTVGGNVAILVLVGTAPQLHTPMYFFLSNLSFLEICYTTAVVPKALAVLLGRSQDIGFPSCLLQMYLVFSLGCTEYFLLAVMAYDRYLAICYPLHYGAIMSSLLSLRLALGCWACGFLAIVAPTALVSSLSFCGPRAINHFFCDIAPWIALACTSTQAVEIVAFVIACVVILSSCLITLVSYVYIIGTILRIPSASGRSKAFSTCSSHLTVVLLWYGSTIFLHVRTSIKDALDLSKAIHILNTVVTPVLNPFIYTLRNKEVRESLLRKWKGGKLPTV